In Bacteroidota bacterium, the following are encoded in one genomic region:
- the rfaD gene encoding ADP-glyceromanno-heptose 6-epimerase yields MIIITGAAGFIGSCLVSKLNNKGIKDIVVVDDFSNGQKNMNFLQKAYISRVERLEFPQWLTENHEEVDFVFHLGARTDTTEFNHEVFDLLNLNYSKKIWALCAEYNLPMLYASSAATYGMGENGYDDDESLIHLLKPLNPYGESKNDFDKWVLAQEQKPPFWAGLKFFNVYGPNEYHKGRMASVIFHTFKQIHETGSMKLFRSHNADYGDGKQMRDFIYVKDVVNICLFFYLKRNHCGIYNVGTGEARTFLDLATNTFLSLRMEPNISFVDTPEDIREKYQYFTEAKMAKLRAAGYDMPFYSLEEGIEDYVQGYLSSGTYY; encoded by the coding sequence ATGATTATTATTACCGGAGCAGCCGGATTTATTGGCAGTTGCCTTGTATCAAAACTCAATAATAAAGGCATCAAAGACATTGTTGTTGTTGATGATTTCAGCAACGGTCAGAAAAATATGAACTTTTTGCAAAAGGCGTATATCAGCAGAGTTGAACGCCTGGAGTTTCCACAGTGGCTGACCGAAAATCATGAAGAAGTTGATTTTGTTTTTCATCTCGGCGCACGCACCGATACCACGGAATTCAATCACGAAGTATTTGATTTGCTGAATCTGAATTACAGTAAGAAAATATGGGCGCTTTGTGCAGAATACAATCTGCCTATGCTGTATGCATCGTCTGCCGCCACCTACGGAATGGGCGAAAACGGTTATGACGACGACGAAAGTCTGATACATTTGCTCAAGCCTCTGAACCCTTACGGTGAATCAAAAAATGATTTTGATAAATGGGTGCTGGCACAGGAACAAAAACCGCCTTTCTGGGCAGGTTTGAAATTCTTCAATGTTTATGGTCCGAACGAATATCACAAAGGACGCATGGCATCGGTGATTTTCCACACCTTCAAACAAATTCATGAAACAGGCAGCATGAAACTGTTCCGCTCGCATAACGCAGATTATGGCGACGGCAAGCAGATGCGCGATTTCATTTACGTGAAAGATGTGGTGAATATCTGTCTGTTCTTTTATCTGAAACGAAATCACTGCGGTATTTATAATGTTGGAACCGGCGAGGCCCGCACCTTTCTCGATCTGGCCACAAACACCTTCCTTTCACTACGGATGGAACCCAACATTTCCTTTGTTGATACCCCCGAAGACATCCGCGAAAAATACCAGTACTTTACCGAAGCGAAGATGGCAAAACTGCGTGCCGCCGGCTACGATATGCCCTTCTATTCATTGGAAGAAGGAATTGAAGACTACGTTCAGGGATATCTGAGCAGCGGAACATACTACTAG
- the secA gene encoding preprotein translocase subunit SecA, with product MPSIFKSLFGSKSDRDIKAIMPLVSKIHQAYEFIKTLTNDELRAKTTEFRELIAEGTSHFENEIASLKNAIDNDDSIDIEEKEKLYGQIDDLEKKSYEKTQEILNDILPEAFAVMKETARRFKENEKVEVTATQFDRDLAARYAHVNITGDKAVYDNAWMAGGNLIKWDMVHYDVQLIGGIVLHQGKISEMATGEGKTLVATLPVYLNALPGKGVHLVTVNDYLAKRDSEWMGVLYQFHGLSVDCIDRHEPNSDERRKAYLADISFGTNNEFGFDYLRDNMSRSPEELVQRPHNFSIVDEVDSVLVDDARTPLIISGPTPKGENQEFEQLKPLIQKLYNAQRNLVTNILAEAKKLLSDTSNPDNEKEGGKLLVRAFHGLPKNKALIKFLSESGMKALLTKTENFYMAEQNKHMHIIDDDLFFVIDEKQNTIDLTEKGIDLINADVKDTKFFQLPDIGLEISEMERTGLSEAEKILKKSELLQDYEVKSDRVHSINQLLKAYALFEIDVEYVIIDNKIKIVDEQTGRILDGRRYSDGLHQAIEAKENVKIEAATQTYATITLQNYFRMYKKLSGMTGTAETEAGELWDIYKLDVVVIPTNRKVIRKDMEDLVYKTKREKYNAVIDEITKLVEAGRPVLVGTTSVEISELLSKMLKLRKIRHNVLNAKLHQKEADIVLEAGTAGTVTIATNMAGRGTDIKLGPGVKEAGGLAIIGTERHESRRVDRQLRGRAGRQGDPGTSAFFVSLDDDLMRLFGSGRIASIMDRLGLKDGEVIQHSMITKSIERAQKKVEENNFGIRKRLLEYDDVMNSQRDVIYSKRRHALYGDRLAIDIANMFFDVCELIVADFQENRSYEGFKMEVLRNFGMDAPIGEKEFFSANARELSEKLYTEVFSQYKKKGEIIAERSFPIIKGVYENNARNYENIAIPITDGAKTLQTIANLKRAYDSKGKEVILAAEKSITLALIDDAWKDHLRELDDLKQSVQNATYEQKDPLLIYKFESFQLFKSMLQKINKEIVSFLFKGNLPFLETDELQIASRTRTDLSKLKTTRDDGMAQAKAQRTSEEEKVQPIKVEKKVNRNDLCPCGSGKKYKNCHGLSA from the coding sequence ATGCCCAGCATTTTTAAATCTTTATTCGGATCCAAATCCGACCGCGACATTAAAGCCATCATGCCATTAGTCAGCAAGATACATCAGGCTTATGAGTTCATTAAAACACTTACAAACGACGAACTCAGAGCAAAAACAACTGAATTTCGTGAGCTGATAGCTGAAGGAACATCACACTTCGAGAATGAGATTGCCTCTCTGAAAAACGCCATCGATAACGACGACAGCATCGATATTGAAGAAAAAGAGAAACTTTACGGTCAGATTGATGACCTGGAGAAAAAATCATACGAAAAGACGCAGGAAATACTCAACGACATTCTGCCTGAGGCTTTTGCAGTAATGAAAGAGACGGCGCGCCGCTTTAAAGAGAACGAGAAGGTGGAAGTTACCGCCACCCAGTTTGACCGCGACCTGGCTGCCCGTTATGCCCATGTGAACATCACAGGCGACAAAGCCGTATATGATAATGCATGGATGGCCGGCGGAAACCTTATCAAATGGGATATGGTGCATTACGACGTTCAGCTTATCGGTGGTATCGTGCTGCATCAGGGAAAAATTTCTGAAATGGCTACCGGTGAAGGAAAAACACTGGTTGCAACGCTTCCGGTTTATCTCAATGCCCTTCCGGGGAAAGGCGTTCATCTGGTTACCGTAAATGATTATCTGGCAAAACGCGACTCGGAATGGATGGGCGTACTTTACCAGTTCCATGGATTGTCTGTCGACTGTATCGACCGTCACGAACCCAACTCCGACGAACGCCGGAAAGCCTATCTGGCAGATATTTCGTTTGGCACGAACAACGAATTTGGTTTCGACTACCTCAGAGATAACATGTCGCGCTCTCCCGAAGAACTGGTACAGCGTCCGCATAACTTCTCTATTGTGGATGAGGTTGACTCCGTTCTTGTTGACGATGCACGTACACCGCTCATCATCTCCGGACCGACACCCAAAGGCGAAAATCAGGAGTTTGAACAGCTCAAGCCGCTTATCCAGAAATTATACAATGCCCAGCGTAATCTGGTGACCAATATTCTGGCGGAAGCTAAAAAATTATTATCCGATACGTCCAATCCCGACAATGAAAAAGAAGGCGGCAAATTACTGGTTCGCGCTTTTCACGGATTACCCAAGAATAAAGCACTTATCAAGTTCCTTTCCGAATCGGGTATGAAAGCCCTGCTCACCAAGACAGAGAATTTCTACATGGCAGAGCAGAATAAACACATGCACATTATTGACGATGACCTGTTCTTCGTAATTGATGAGAAACAAAATACCATTGACCTTACGGAAAAAGGAATTGACCTCATCAATGCCGATGTAAAAGACACCAAATTCTTCCAGTTGCCCGATATCGGTCTGGAAATTTCGGAGATGGAGCGCACCGGATTATCCGAAGCAGAAAAGATTCTGAAGAAAAGTGAGCTGCTGCAGGATTATGAAGTGAAATCAGACCGGGTTCACAGTATCAATCAGCTTCTGAAAGCTTATGCCCTGTTCGAAATAGACGTGGAATACGTTATCATCGACAATAAAATTAAAATCGTTGATGAACAAACAGGTCGTATATTAGACGGCAGGCGCTATTCCGACGGTCTGCATCAGGCAATCGAAGCAAAAGAAAATGTAAAAATTGAAGCTGCCACCCAGACCTACGCCACAATTACACTTCAGAACTACTTCCGAATGTACAAGAAGCTGTCGGGTATGACCGGTACTGCAGAGACGGAAGCCGGTGAGCTGTGGGACATCTACAAACTGGATGTGGTGGTCATCCCTACCAATCGCAAGGTTATCCGTAAGGATATGGAAGATTTGGTGTATAAGACCAAGCGCGAAAAATACAATGCTGTTATTGACGAAATCACCAAACTTGTTGAAGCAGGAAGGCCGGTGCTGGTAGGGACTACCAGTGTTGAAATTTCGGAATTGCTGAGCAAGATGCTGAAATTACGCAAAATCAGGCACAATGTGCTGAACGCAAAACTGCATCAGAAAGAAGCCGACATCGTGCTCGAAGCCGGTACTGCGGGTACGGTTACCATTGCTACCAACATGGCAGGTCGTGGTACCGACATCAAGCTGGGACCGGGCGTGAAAGAAGCCGGTGGTCTGGCCATTATAGGTACCGAACGTCATGAATCGCGCCGTGTTGACCGTCAGTTGCGCGGACGTGCAGGTCGTCAGGGCGACCCCGGTACTTCGGCATTCTTTGTATCACTCGACGATGACCTGATGCGTCTGTTCGGCTCCGGCCGTATCGCCAGCATTATGGACCGCCTCGGACTTAAAGACGGCGAAGTGATTCAGCATTCCATGATTACCAAATCTATTGAACGCGCCCAGAAAAAGGTGGAAGAAAATAACTTCGGCATTCGTAAACGTTTGCTGGAATATGACGACGTGATGAACTCTCAGCGCGACGTTATTTATTCCAAACGCCGTCATGCGCTGTATGGCGACCGTCTGGCCATTGATATTGCCAATATGTTCTTTGATGTTTGCGAACTTATTGTTGCCGACTTTCAGGAAAACCGCAGCTACGAAGGTTTCAAAATGGAAGTATTGCGTAACTTCGGTATGGATGCACCCATTGGGGAAAAAGAATTCTTCTCGGCGAACGCCCGTGAACTTTCCGAAAAACTGTATACGGAAGTATTTTCTCAGTACAAGAAAAAAGGTGAGATTATTGCCGAGCGCTCCTTCCCTATTATTAAAGGTGTATATGAGAACAATGCACGCAATTATGAGAACATTGCAATTCCCATTACCGATGGTGCGAAAACACTGCAGACTATAGCGAACCTGAAGCGCGCATACGACAGTAAAGGAAAAGAAGTGATACTGGCTGCAGAAAAGAGCATTACCCTCGCGCTGATTGACGATGCATGGAAAGACCACCTCCGCGAGCTTGACGACCTGAAACAATCGGTACAGAATGCCACCTACGAACAGAAAGACCCGCTGTTGATTTACAAATTCGAGTCGTTCCAGCTGTTCAAAAGCATGCTGCAGAAAATCAACAAAGAAATTGTTTCGTTCCTGTTCAAAGGCAACCTGCCGTTTCTTGAAACCGACGAACTTCAAATTGCCAGCCGCACCCGTACCGACCTGAGCAAGCTCAAGACCACCCGCGACGACGGCATGGCACAAGCCAAGGCACAGCGCACTTCGGAAGAAGAAAAAGTGCAGCCGATAAAGGTGGAGAAAAAAGTGAACCGCAACGACCTGTGTCCATGCGGCAGTGGTAAAAAATATAAAAATTGTCACGGTCTTTCAGCTTAA
- the rpsF gene encoding 30S ribosomal protein S6 yields the protein MNHYETVFIMTPVLSEDQVKEAVKKFLDFLKEKGAEIVYEDNWGLRKLAYPIQKKSTGFYYLIEFKVEGAVIADLEVAFKRDERIIRFLTIASEKHAIIFNDKKHAERAKKEKAQA from the coding sequence ATCAACCATTACGAAACCGTTTTCATCATGACTCCCGTTTTATCTGAAGACCAGGTAAAGGAAGCGGTAAAAAAATTCCTGGATTTCCTCAAGGAAAAAGGAGCCGAGATTGTCTATGAAGACAATTGGGGACTGCGTAAGCTCGCTTATCCCATACAGAAAAAATCAACCGGTTTTTACTACCTCATTGAGTTTAAGGTAGAGGGTGCCGTTATCGCCGACCTCGAAGTTGCCTTCAAACGTGATGAGCGCATCATTCGTTTCCTGACGATTGCAAGCGAAAAGCACGCAATCATCTTTAACGATAAGAAGCACGCAGAAAGAGCCAAAAAGGAAAAAGCCCAGGCTTAA
- the rpsR gene encoding 30S ribosomal protein S18, translating into MSAQPGESEIRYLTPITVDVKKKKYCRFKKLGIKYIDYKDADFLLKFVNEQGKILPRRITGTSLKFQRKLAQAIKRARHLALMPYVGDLLK; encoded by the coding sequence ATGTCAGCACAACCAGGCGAAAGCGAAATCAGATATCTGACCCCGATTACGGTAGATGTTAAAAAGAAGAAGTACTGCCGTTTCAAAAAACTCGGTATTAAATACATCGACTACAAAGACGCCGATTTTCTTCTGAAATTTGTAAATGAACAAGGTAAAATTCTGCCCCGCAGAATTACAGGTACTTCGCTGAAATTTCAGCGGAAACTGGCTCAGGCGATTAAACGCGCCCGCCATCTTGCCCTGATGCCGTACGTAGGTGATTTATTAAAATAA
- the rplI gene encoding 50S ribosomal protein L9: protein MKVILKQDVPKLGYANDIVKVKNGYGRNFLIPQGYAIILTESNLKNHQEMVKQRSFKEEKIKKEAETLAKALENITVKIGAKAGTSGKIFGSVNAIQIAEAIKGQFGYDIDRKRILVDGESVKELGTYAAKVNLHKEVKVDIKFEVIAE from the coding sequence ATGAAAGTGATACTGAAACAGGATGTTCCTAAATTAGGATACGCCAACGATATAGTGAAAGTAAAGAACGGTTACGGCCGCAATTTCCTTATTCCTCAGGGATACGCTATTATTCTTACCGAATCAAACCTCAAAAATCATCAGGAAATGGTGAAACAGAGGTCGTTCAAGGAAGAAAAAATTAAGAAAGAAGCCGAAACTCTGGCTAAAGCACTCGAAAATATTACCGTTAAAATCGGTGCAAAAGCCGGTACATCAGGTAAAATTTTCGGCTCCGTAAATGCTATCCAGATTGCAGAAGCAATAAAAGGACAGTTCGGTTACGATATCGACCGCAAACGTATTCTCGTTGACGGCGAATCAGTAAAAGAATTAGGTACCTACGCTGCAAAAGTGAATCTCCACAAAGAAGTTAAAGTGGATATCAAATTTGAAGTGATTGCCGAATAA
- the buk gene encoding butyrate kinase gives MTSNIFSKILVIYPMEHSTKIALYKNITLIFLKNIKHKKEELKNFNMVVDQEEYRAEAIIRELYENDIDLNGIDLVIARGGLTKAVNSGVYLVNETMKEDLRAGVQGMHAVNLGGLLADRVLKVLPNAKACIADPAVVDELDDVARITGHPMFQRKSIFHALNQKYMARRYARSINTPYESLSLIVAHMGGGGISVGAHKNGFVVDVNQAFDGDGPFAITRTGTLPNGDLVRLCFSGKYTEQEIMKMITSEGGLYAYLGTDNIDELEKKISGNDDHARFIAYAMAYQVAREIGAMCTVFEEKIDAIILSGELFHCTYFTECLTKRVEKIAHIALFATVNDMDALVSNAVMLLNGETEAMEYL, from the coding sequence ATGACAAGTAATATTTTCTCAAAGATTCTGGTGATTTATCCGATGGAGCATTCTACCAAAATCGCTCTGTATAAGAATATCACGCTCATCTTTCTTAAAAACATCAAGCACAAAAAAGAGGAATTGAAAAATTTCAACATGGTGGTTGATCAGGAAGAATACCGAGCCGAAGCCATCATCCGGGAGTTGTACGAAAATGATATCGACCTTAACGGAATCGATTTAGTGATAGCACGCGGCGGACTTACCAAAGCGGTAAATTCCGGAGTGTATCTGGTAAACGAAACCATGAAGGAAGACCTCCGCGCAGGTGTTCAGGGAATGCATGCGGTGAATCTGGGCGGTTTGCTTGCCGACAGGGTTCTCAAAGTATTACCCAACGCCAAAGCCTGCATTGCCGATCCGGCAGTAGTAGATGAGCTGGACGACGTTGCCCGCATTACAGGTCATCCGATGTTCCAACGGAAATCTATATTTCATGCGCTCAATCAAAAATACATGGCAAGACGCTATGCCCGTTCCATCAATACGCCATACGAAAGTCTGTCGTTGATTGTTGCTCACATGGGCGGTGGAGGCATTTCCGTGGGTGCACACAAAAACGGTTTTGTGGTGGACGTAAATCAGGCCTTCGACGGCGACGGTCCCTTTGCCATAACACGTACCGGTACACTGCCCAACGGCGATCTGGTGAGGCTTTGCTTCAGCGGAAAATATACCGAACAGGAAATCATGAAAATGATAACTTCCGAAGGCGGATTGTACGCTTATCTGGGCACTGACAACATTGACGAACTGGAAAAAAAGATAAGCGGAAATGATGACCACGCGCGTTTTATTGCATACGCCATGGCTTATCAGGTGGCACGCGAGATAGGCGCCATGTGTACCGTATTCGAAGAAAAAATAGATGCGATTATTCTTTCGGGAGAATTGTTTCACTGTACCTATTTCACCGAATGCCTCACCAAAAGAGTTGAGAAGATTGCACACATTGCTTTATTTGCAACGGTGAACGATATGGATGCCCTGGTAAGCAACGCGGTGATGTTACTCAATGGTGAGACCGAAGCCATGGAATACCTTTGA
- a CDS encoding methylmalonyl-CoA mutase family protein yields the protein MQTTEPYKPTNLVRIVTATSLFDGHDASINIMRRIFQSSGAEVIHLGHNRTVIDIVDCAVQEDAQAIAVTSYQGGHIEFYKYMLDLLNEKGCGHIKIFGGGGGVILPDELDELHAYGITRLYSPDDGRTMGLQGMINDVLQKSDYPTGKEVAVDFELLKKGDTNTLARFISTAENNPELIKDALVKTAQLADSSKIPVLGITGTGGAGKSSLVDELVRRFLDDIPDAKIAIISVDPSKRKTGGALLGDRIRMNSISTPRVYMRSMATRQSNLAMSKYVKDALNIVKCADFGLIILETSGIGQSDTEIIDHSNLAMYVMTPDFGAATQLEKIDMLDFADIIALNKFDKRGAPDALNQVRKQFQRNHLLWEAALDTMPVYGTIASQFNDPGTNRLYKALLLKIKEKTGVEFPSKLAETHEMSEKINIIPPQRVRYLSEITESVRSYNQWAIQQSEIAQKLQGVIQTISMVNGSKDAHKAESLAELERQKTTLEEQLDKHCKKILEGWEHRKDALKADFYSYKVRDKEVKVKTFTESLSHLRIPRISMPSYTGWGEILRWCLKENVPGEFPYAAGVFPFKREGEDPTRMFAGEGGPERTNKRFHYVSHGLPAKRLSTAFDSVTLYGDDPHIRPDIYGKIGNSGVSICCLDDAKKLYSGFDLADPKTSVSMTINGPAPIMTAFFMNAAIDQQCEKYIRANGLEKEVDKKIEDFYKSKGTQRPRYQGELPEGNDGLGLMLLGITGDKVLPKDVYEKIKIETLCSVRGTVQADILKEDQAQNTCIFSTDFSLKLMGDVQEFFIENLIRNFYSVSISGYHIAEAGANPISQLAFTLANGFTYVEYYASRGMDINKFAPNLSFFFSNGLDPEFSVIGRVARLIWAKAMKLKYKANDRSQMLKYHIQTSGRSLHAQEIDFNDIRTTLQALYAIYDNCNSLHTNAYDEAITTPTEESVRRAMAIQLIINHELGQAKNQNPLQGSFIIEELTDLVEEAVMAEFDRINERGGVLGAMETMYQRNKIQEESLYYEMLKHKGELPIMGVNTFLSSKGSPTTLPGEVIRATEEEKQYQIAMIAELHKTNADVAQPMLSEMNEAILKNKNVFGLLMEIVKYCSLGQITETLFDVGGQYRRNM from the coding sequence ATGCAGACAACAGAACCATATAAACCTACGAATTTGGTGCGCATTGTAACGGCCACCTCACTTTTCGACGGGCACGACGCGTCCATCAACATCATGCGCCGTATATTCCAGTCATCAGGCGCTGAAGTAATACACCTCGGACATAACCGAACCGTGATTGATATTGTTGATTGCGCAGTTCAGGAAGATGCACAGGCGATTGCTGTCACGTCCTATCAGGGCGGGCACATTGAATTCTACAAATACATGCTCGACCTGCTCAATGAAAAAGGCTGCGGGCATATAAAAATATTCGGTGGCGGCGGTGGCGTTATTCTTCCCGATGAACTTGATGAGCTTCACGCATACGGTATCACACGCTTGTATTCGCCCGACGATGGCCGTACAATGGGTCTTCAGGGAATGATAAATGATGTACTGCAGAAATCGGATTACCCTACCGGAAAAGAGGTTGCTGTTGATTTTGAACTGCTGAAAAAAGGAGACACGAACACACTTGCCCGCTTCATTTCTACTGCAGAGAACAATCCCGAACTCATTAAAGACGCACTTGTAAAGACCGCCCAATTAGCGGACTCATCAAAAATTCCGGTACTCGGTATCACAGGTACGGGCGGAGCCGGTAAATCTTCGCTGGTAGATGAGCTCGTTCGTCGTTTTTTAGATGATATTCCCGATGCAAAAATTGCCATCATCTCGGTTGACCCTTCGAAACGCAAGACCGGCGGCGCATTGCTCGGCGACCGCATTCGTATGAATTCCATCAGTACACCACGCGTGTACATGCGCTCAATGGCAACCAGGCAGTCCAACCTCGCGATGTCTAAATATGTGAAAGACGCACTGAATATTGTGAAATGTGCCGACTTTGGACTTATCATTCTTGAAACTTCCGGTATAGGACAATCGGATACTGAAATCATTGACCACAGCAATCTCGCTATGTATGTGATGACTCCGGATTTTGGCGCAGCCACGCAGCTCGAAAAGATTGACATGCTTGACTTTGCCGACATCATTGCATTAAACAAATTCGATAAACGCGGTGCTCCCGATGCGCTGAATCAGGTTCGCAAGCAGTTCCAGCGAAACCATCTCCTGTGGGAAGCCGCACTCGATACCATGCCGGTATATGGTACCATTGCCTCACAATTCAACGACCCCGGAACGAACAGGCTTTACAAAGCGCTGCTGCTTAAAATAAAAGAAAAAACCGGAGTTGAATTTCCCAGCAAACTGGCTGAAACACATGAGATGTCGGAAAAGATAAACATCATTCCGCCTCAGCGTGTGCGCTACCTTTCGGAAATAACCGAAAGCGTGAGAAGCTACAACCAATGGGCAATACAGCAATCGGAAATTGCACAGAAACTTCAGGGCGTTATTCAAACCATCAGTATGGTGAACGGCAGTAAAGACGCGCATAAAGCTGAAAGCCTGGCCGAACTTGAACGTCAGAAAACAACACTGGAAGAACAGCTTGACAAACATTGTAAAAAAATACTGGAAGGCTGGGAACATCGCAAAGACGCGCTCAAAGCAGATTTCTATTCGTATAAAGTCAGAGATAAGGAAGTAAAAGTAAAGACCTTCACAGAATCCCTGTCACATCTGCGTATTCCGAGAATAAGCATGCCCTCTTATACAGGCTGGGGCGAAATCCTGCGCTGGTGCCTTAAAGAAAATGTGCCGGGCGAATTTCCTTACGCAGCAGGCGTATTCCCGTTCAAACGGGAAGGCGAAGACCCCACGCGTATGTTTGCGGGAGAAGGCGGTCCTGAGCGTACCAACAAGCGCTTTCATTATGTATCGCACGGATTGCCTGCCAAACGGCTTTCTACAGCATTCGACTCCGTTACACTTTACGGCGATGACCCGCATATTCGTCCCGATATTTACGGAAAGATAGGAAATTCGGGCGTTTCAATATGCTGCCTCGACGACGCTAAAAAACTCTATTCAGGATTTGATCTCGCCGACCCCAAAACATCGGTATCCATGACCATCAACGGTCCCGCGCCCATTATGACGGCCTTCTTTATGAATGCCGCCATTGACCAGCAATGCGAGAAATACATCCGTGCAAACGGACTTGAAAAAGAAGTCGATAAAAAGATTGAAGATTTTTATAAAAGCAAAGGCACCCAAAGACCGCGTTATCAAGGCGAACTGCCCGAAGGAAACGACGGACTTGGTCTGATGCTGCTGGGCATCACAGGCGACAAAGTGCTTCCGAAAGATGTTTATGAAAAAATAAAAATTGAAACGCTCTGTTCCGTAAGAGGCACGGTACAAGCAGATATTCTTAAAGAAGACCAGGCACAGAACACCTGCATTTTCTCGACAGATTTTTCACTGAAGCTGATGGGCGACGTACAGGAATTCTTTATTGAAAACCTTATACGCAACTTTTATTCCGTAAGTATTTCGGGATATCACATTGCCGAAGCAGGCGCCAATCCTATATCACAGCTTGCGTTTACCCTTGCCAACGGGTTTACGTATGTTGAGTATTACGCTTCACGCGGAATGGACATCAATAAATTCGCACCCAATCTTTCGTTCTTTTTCTCTAACGGACTTGACCCCGAATTTTCCGTTATCGGCCGTGTGGCAAGGCTCATCTGGGCAAAAGCGATGAAGTTGAAATACAAAGCCAACGACCGTTCGCAGATGCTGAAGTATCACATTCAGACATCAGGACGTTCGCTGCACGCGCAGGAAATAGATTTCAATGATATCCGTACCACGCTGCAGGCACTTTACGCAATCTACGATAACTGCAATTCCCTTCACACGAATGCCTACGACGAAGCCATCACTACGCCTACCGAAGAATCGGTGAGGCGCGCTATGGCTATACAGCTTATCATCAATCATGAGCTAGGTCAGGCAAAAAACCAAAACCCGCTGCAGGGAAGTTTCATCATAGAAGAACTCACCGACCTTGTAGAAGAAGCCGTGATGGCCGAATTTGACAGAATCAACGAACGCGGCGGTGTGCTTGGCGCGATGGAAACAATGTATCAGCGTAATAAAATTCAGGAAGAATCGCTGTATTACGAAATGCTGAAGCACAAAGGCGAACTCCCGATTATGGGCGTAAATACCTTTCTTTCATCAAAAGGCTCACCCACCACACTGCCCGGGGAAGTAATACGCGCTACCGAAGAAGAAAAGCAGTACCAGATAGCCATGATTGCCGAACTCCATAAAACCAATGCTGACGTGGCTCAGCCAATGCTCAGCGAAATGAATGAAGCCATCCTTAAAAATAAAAATGTGTTTGGCCTGCTGATGGAAATTGTAAAATATTGTTCGCTGGGGCAAATTACCGAAACCCTTTTTGATGTAGGCGGACAGTACAGAAGAAACATGTGA